AAGGCCGTGGGCCCACCGTGGGACACGCCGGTCGGGACGACGGTCTGATCGATCGGCATCCCGGCGGCGTCCTCGAAGTAGGTCCATGCCGAGGACGCCGCGGTGCCGGTGAACCAGTACAGACTCACGGTGGTGAGGAACTGATCGCGGTCGAGACAGGCGACCGGGGTGGTGCCCTCGGCAGGCCAGCCGTCGAACTCGGTGAACCGTTCGAGGAGGTAGGCGAGCTGGGCGGCCGGGGAGTCGTGGAGTCCGTAGGCGAGGGTCTGCGGGCGACGCGCCAGATAACGCGCGTAGCCGCTGCCCGTCTCGCCGAACAGGTCACCGAGCCAGGCGATCTGGTCGCGTTCCTCCTCGGTGAGTTCCTCGATCTCGGCGGAATCGCCGGTGGGCATGCCGAGGCCGCCGGTCAGGTGAACGCCGATCAGGTGCTCCGGGTCGGCGAGCGCCAGTTCCGCCGAGACCAGCGCGCCGACGTCGTTGCCGTGGGCACCGTAACGGCGGTAGCCCAGTCGGCTCATCAGCGCCGACCAGGCGCGGGCGACACGGGCGGCGCTCCAGGGTTCGTCGTCGGCCGGTTCGGGGAAGGGGGAGAAGGCGAAGCCGGGCAGGGACGGCGCCACCACGGTGACTGCCCGCGCGGGGTCGCCGCCGTGGGCGCGGGGGTCGGTGAGGGGTCCGAGGATCGTCAGGAACTCGGCGACCGAGTTCGGCCAGCTGTGCGTGAGGATCACCGGCAGCGCGTCGGGTTCCGGCGAGACCACGTGGAGGAAGTGCACCTCCTGTCCGTCGATCTCGGTGCGGAACTGTGGGAAGCGGTTCAGCTCCGCCTCGTGCCGACGCCA
This genomic stretch from Actinoalloteichus hoggarensis harbors:
- a CDS encoding epoxide hydrolase family protein, with amino-acid sequence MSAEIRPFHIDVPEADLADLRDRLTRTRWPARLPGAEWSRGIPVDHLRELAEHWRTDYDWRRHEAELNRFPQFRTEIDGQEVHFLHVVSPEPDALPVILTHSWPNSVAEFLTILGPLTDPRAHGGDPARAVTVVAPSLPGFAFSPFPEPADDEPWSAARVARAWSALMSRLGYRRYGAHGNDVGALVSAELALADPEHLIGVHLTGGLGMPTGDSAEIEELTEEERDQIAWLGDLFGETGSGYARYLARRPQTLAYGLHDSPAAQLAYLLERFTEFDGWPAEGTTPVACLDRDQFLTTVSLYWFTGTAASSAWTYFEDAAGMPIDQTVVPTGVSHGGPTAFRRIAERGNTIVRWSNHTSPSHMVAMADPENLVADLRQFFGGLRAGGPAGAGGAACPSGG